A single Aspergillus chevalieri M1 DNA, chromosome 3, nearly complete sequence DNA region contains:
- a CDS encoding uncharacterized protein (COG:S;~EggNog:ENOG410PSVJ;~InterPro:IPR034595;~go_component: GO:0005739 - mitochondrion [Evidence IEA];~go_process: GO:0032981 - mitochondrial respiratory chain complex I assembly [Evidence IEA]), whose protein sequence is MTARTRPIDKFAKATAKCSIEAAAYGKCILADYTSVHKDMCAKEFLKLKDCYLAASKKS, encoded by the exons ATGACTGCTCGGACTAGACCTATTGATAAGTTTGCTAAGGCTACGGCCAAGTGTTCTATCGAG GCGGCAGCATATGGCAAGTGTATTCTTGCCGACTATACCTCTGTGCACAAGGACATGTGTGCCAAAGAGTTCTTGAAGCTAAAGGACTGTTATTTG GCCGCGTCGAAGAAGAGCTAA
- a CDS encoding Sfi1 family protein (COG:S;~EggNog:ENOG410PMNV;~InterPro:IPR013665;~PFAM:PF08457), with protein sequence MPPNPRQRRAPSYETPSLSDEDVGLLYQIITRAEGKPEAQQTPFRALFTAYDEIIDEHAVDADPGHVCLHFLFKMGSKGISGDTLFDKFENLLQHMGIVIELGDETETNEYYNQSSVYGGYSGTVTVDYNHRSYPHRDEDTTQPPRRRRASFNSMYDVGDDPTQRSIANRPSSRSSLSRLEVGKTEFPELTPKPSPRHPAAGIRQHDSPDRTQLIAQFLDVGRRLISRFDSLKPNKDNTGDDTQISVGAQAKSAVHKDRSERLSRRQSRKSLSSNSSGEEEEDDDNDDDDESISFHGDESGPIEKPDVPPEMLYRPSLSDLLRDASTFNMYRERGIKRRLLTQWLKKAIQKRQGSVNMENVAINRDRSTLVRQAFEQWRGIIQDKRQAVRTERFFKHLEQRAGRARDLFLVTKAFTHWAQVTSEEVARTSAARRRILSIKYFNAWREITAVNELKAQRFAMRKPFDTWRKRIQQVKENETTATANHDRDLKNGVYWQWFWGFCDRRAPQWYEYRLKRRSLLCWLRSFRTNRERNHEIEIRNRRLTIGSAWQILTQRSKGIAGAEQEAVFMQRHKLLKESFGEWKIQACLAPAAYRVSDMVDKRVLQSAFTQWVQRAQMGKQAREMDRKRIMRNSWTSWNDKLRCQALSARIDERLKMETMYKWILAERFCLMQRIRDQRIKRDTFSTFVASIRGTYSRLLHHADIHEDYRSEELLRSKFNTWRDRLVLQRQREYAAFEFYAPRLQQESLVAWRSKQQNVARLDTRSKDARFYFLATRTIKHWHTATVQSAKRRRQESYGWFRRKVKMRLATRALENWQSWAGHVADLERQAFEFHRNKSLSIASGLFDLWHDQASKRLQDCHEAEMHYARQAAYGQLMRWTELYLENRDLELQAAGLYRVHILGQANASLRKLSLRIFQINSSSETADSLRERNTRKHGRGMFRHWIDQTRTKLEERDSFAPLVTPGRPSRSFDGTTGPRSGRSLFDPWYPVETPFKMSEFATQSQGPDPGPGPSASPLATPNYMASPSKRAARARVLAQASTTPATPLYTPFAGRVLRAEGMAAKNASTRRRNGRGSALGTSVRFVDEEPTSPSEGKRSGNRRTTS encoded by the exons ATGCCTCCGAATCCCCGTCAGCGTAGAGCTCCGTCCTATGAAACTCCGTCTCTCTCGGACGAAG ATGTCGGCCTTCTCTACCAGATCATCACCCGCGCCGAAGGCAAGCCCGAAGCCCAGCAAACGCCATTCCGGGCCTTATTCACGGCGTACGACGAAATTATTGACGAACATGCCGTGGACGCTGACCCAGGTCATGTCTGCCTACACTTCCTGTTCAAGATGGGCAGCAAAGGCATTTCGGGGGATACACTGTTCGACAAGTTCGAGAACCTGCTGCAGCACATGGGGATAGTGATTGAACTGGGCGACGAAACCGAGACTAATGAATACTACAACCAGAGTTCTGTTTATGGTGGTTACAGTGGGACTGTGACTGTGGATTATAACCATAGGTCTTACCCTCACAGGGATGAGGACACGACGCAGCCTCCGCGACGGAGACGAGCCTCGTTCAACTCGATGTACGATGTTGGCGATGATCCTACGCAACGAAGTATCGCGAATCGCCCTAGCTCGCGCTCGTCGTTGTCGCGACTGGAGGTTGGGAAAACTGAGTTTCCAGAACTCACGCCCAAACCATCGCCGAGACATCCTGCCGCGGGCATCAGACAGCACGACTCGCCGGACCGGACGCAATTGATCGCGCAATTTCTGGATGTTGGTCGTCGCTTGATAAGTCGATTCGATTCGTTGAaacccaacaaggacaacacCGGTGATGACACTCAAATCAGTGTCGGAGCGCAAGCCAAATCTGCCGTGCACAAAGATCGCTCTGAGAGACTGTCGCGACGTCAGTCGCGCAAGTCGCTGAGTTCTAACAGTTcgggtgaggaggaagaggatgatgataatgacgatgacgacgaatCCATTTCTTTCCATGGTGACGAAAGCGGACCGATTGAAAAGCCGGATGTCCCTCCTGAGATGCTGTATCGACCATCCCTTTCGGATCTGTTGCGGGATGCCTCGACTTTCAACATGTATCGCGAACGCGGAATAAAGCGCCGCCTTCTGACtcaatggctgaagaaggccattCAGAAACGGCAGGGTAGTGTCAATATGGAGAATGTCGCTATCAACCGCGACAGATCCACACTTGTTCGCCAGGCTTTTGAACAATGGCGCGGAATCATTCAGGATAAGCGACAAGCGGTTCGCACGGAGCGATTCTTCAAACACCTTGAGCAGCGCGCTGGGCGTGCTCGTGACTTGTTCCTGGTCACTAAGGCCTTCACTCATTGGGCGCAAGTGACTTCTGAGGAGGTCGCCAGAACCTCGGCTGCGCGCCGGCGCATTCTCAGTATCAAATACTTCAATGCTTGGCGGGAAATAACTGCCGTCAACGAATTAAAGGCCCAGCGGTTTGCAATGCGCAAACCGTTCGACACATGGCGGAAACGGATCCAGCAAGTCAAGGAGAATGAAACGACCGCCACAGCAAACCACGACAGGGACTTAAAGAATGGTGTCTACTGGCAATGGTTCTGGGGCTTTTGCGACCGCCGCGCGCCACAATGGTACGAATACCGCCTCAAGAGACGTTCCTTGTTATGTTGGTTACGAAGCTTCCGCACAAACAGGGAACGTAACCACGAGATCGAAATCCGGAACCGACGGTTAACCATTGGATCAGCATGGCAGATATTAACTCAGAGGTCCAAGGGCATTGCTGGTGCGGAGCAGGAAGCGGTATTCATGCAGCGGCATAAGCTTCTGAAGGAATCGTTTGGAGAGTGGAAGATCCAAGCCTGCCTCGCTCCAGCCGCGTACCGTGTTTCTGATATGGTCGACAAACGGGTTCTTCAGTCCGCGTTTACGCAATGGGTACAGCGAGCTCAGATGGGTAAGCAAGCGAGAGAAATGGACAGAAAGAGGATCATGCGGAACTCATGGACATCATGGAACGACAAACTCCGCTGCCAGGCGCTGAGTGCACGGATCGATGAACGCTTAAAGATGGAAACAATGTACAAGTGGATTCTGGCAGAGCGATTCTGCCTAATGCAGCGAATTCGAGACCAACGGATCAAGCGTGACACATTCTCAACCTTTGTTGCCAGTATCCGCGGGACGTACTCTCGGCTGCTCCATCATGCAGATATCCACGAAGACTATCGCAGCGAGGAACTGCTCCGGTCGAAATTCAATACTTGGCGCGATCGGCTTGTACTCCAGCGACAACGGGAGTATGCTGCGTTTGAGTTCTATGCGCCACGACTTCAGCAAGAATCCCTCGTCGCGTGGCGCTCTAAGCAGCAGAATGTCGCGAGGCTGGACACACGATCAAAAGACGCTCGTTTCTATTTCCTAGCGACTAGGACAATAAAACACTGGCACACTGCCACGGTGCAATCGGCCAAACGACGGCGTCAGGAGTCATATGGCTGGTTCCGAAGGAAAGTTAAGATGAGACTGGCGACGCGAGCTTTGGAGAACTGGCAGTCATGGGCTGGCCACGTAGCTGATCTGGAGCGGCAAGCGTTCGAGTTCCATCGTAACAAATCGTTGAGTATTGCATCTGGTTTGTTTGACCTATGGCATGACCAGGCTTCGAAGCGTCTTCAAGATTGTCATGAAGCCGAGATGCACTATGCCAGACAAGCTGCGTATGGTCAGCTGATGCGCTGGACTGAGCTCTATCTCGAGAATCGTGATCTGGAACTACAAGCCGCTGGACTCTACCGTGTGCACATTCTTGGTCAGGCCAACGCCTCGCTCCGCAAGCTTAGCTTGCGCATATTCCAAATAAATAGCTCGTCCGAAACAGCTGATTCACTGCGCGAGCGAAATACTAGAAAGCATGGGAGAGGCATGTTCCGTCACTGGATCGACCAAACACGTACCAAGCTCGAGGAACGAGACTCTTTTGCTCCTCTTGTGACACCCGGAAGACCTAGTCGAAGCTTCGACGGCACAACAGGCCCTAGATCCGGTCGCTCGCTCTTCGACCCTTGGTATCCAGTCGAAACACCGTTTAAGATGAGCGAGTTCGCCACGCAGTCACAAGGTCCCGATCCCGGCCCCGGCCCTTCTGCCAGTCCATTAGCGACTCCCAACTACATGGCTTCGCCATCCAAACGTGCCGCGCGAGCAAGAGTTCTGGCGCAAGCATCAACCACCCCCGCGACACCGTTGTACACGCCGTTCGCTGGTCG